Sequence from the Magallana gigas chromosome 4, xbMagGiga1.1, whole genome shotgun sequence genome:
TGCCTAAATCATTGAATCACCTGGGTTTTCCTTTCAGTTTGTGTACAGTGCCTGCAGGGATAATCTGTGACTAAGGAGTTTTAATCAAGAGCAATACACACCATCCTCCAGAGGTTTAATTAGCCACACACTGTCAGAGAGGTTCACCGCCATGTGATGGTAAGGCATACAGCTGTGCTCTTTCTTAACTTGTTTGTTAGAAGTTGCACATCATTGACAATTCAGTTTATTGCATTTTGCCGATTTTATATGGTCTTTGTTTCATGGGGTCAGTGTTTTAGGAAAAAAAGATCATATTTTTTAGATGTATGTATGACGAAAGTTCAAAATGACCAGTGACTTTTAAAATGGGGTGGGGgtagaatgagagagagagagagagagagagagagagagagagagagagagagagagagagagagagagagtacataAACTGATAAAGAGGGAGGGAGGGAGATATGTGTCCTCAGGTACATGTGTACTAAGTGGGTAATCAGGATATTATGACTGAATTAATGAATTATGACtgaattaatgaataaaatctgGTCCCATGCAAATTTTACATCAGATGGCTATTATTTGGGGTTCTTAATcactttacataaaatatatagttaATCACTGTTACAGCAAACCTGCTTATAATGAATTCAATCTCATAATGTATTTGTCAGGTTTATTGCCCAAGCCTTGTAAATTAAGTATTATAAGCAAATTGGATACatcaaattacattataaatttgTTTGCCCCTGGAACTTTGCTGTAAGCTGTGTCAAATGCAAGAAGCATTGTTTAGTGGAGATCTCTTATTAAACAGATTTAGGAAGAAATAACTGCATAAAATCGTGAGAAGCAACCCTCACAGTTTTAAAATCccgctttttttttcttcagttttgaactatatacatgtacatttatggtGCTCATAATTTTATGTTCTTGCAGTTTGATACAAAGCAGTGGTATTGCAGAATTAAGTTCTTGtgtttaataagaaattcaCAGTGTCAAGTGAAATATAACATGTTTAAGTCGTATTTCAATCCCAATTTCAGATGACTCTTTCATCAAGTTCAAACTCACTTGCACACTGATACATGGAATAAAACATTGCACTTGACTACAACTCCAAGAGTGCAGCCAAATTTTCTAGCTTTAAATAGACTCATTCATGAGATGTTGCACTAGCCTGCATCTTGATGATGTAATCTTTAATAATGGTTTTATTGACATAATGATTACTGCTTGATGGGTGCAAAATGTGTCCCataaacatgaaatattattatattccATATCCTGTTGATGTGTCACACGGctgatattttaaattaatagaaataaaacTCTGATTCTACCATAATGGGGGATATTAGTGTCCAAATTATGTCAATTTCCTAACAAATTATAAGCttgaacatgtacatattataataataaatataacattgtGTAGATTTGTGATTTTTAACTAAGTTAGTCCATtgttttggttaaatatttacacaatgCAGAAAGAAAATTCTATTGTACGTATTAAATGTGCCTGcagataaaaaatacaaaatattacttATTGCTTGTTCAGATTGGAGACTTTTTGTGGATTGATATTTAATGTTATAATTATAACAACAGTTTAACTGGGCAATTGTATGTAATCTGTACATGTTGTAATAGGTTTGTTATAGATGATTAGTGTTATGGGGGACACATCATGCATTCAAGCTCTGTTAGGTAACACCCCTCCAACAGGAAATGAAGTGTCCTGATTAAGGGGGTGAATTAGTCGCCTCTGATGTCATTCATTGTGGGTCCTGCTTCGGGGTGAAAAATGAGACTCCTTGATTGTAGTGTTTATATTTAGAGCAGTCGTGTATTTTGGACTGAAGGAATTTATGCTCGAAGTAAGTTTATATATTCTCAagaaattatgataaatatatatctttatgcaGTGTGATTTCAGCTTGTTTATTGTCctatttttatatcatacacTTAAATGGAGTAAGGATTATTAAGTCTTTTTGAACTCGCAatgtaatttttgaaaacaaatcatttattgatttcccaaattgttttaatattttctactATGCtacatacattgtacatcttTTGCAGATAATTGAGTACGtactatttcaaattattatagACAAAAATGCCAAAGAAACAAAGCTAATTAAGGTATTCAGTTAATGTGTAAACCAATTGATGATGAACTAATTACTTCTCAGATCTGGTCAGGGTTGctatttcctatgtaaaacttttgtTTCTATGGTAACTTGGGACCCCTTTATTGTCTGTGATTTGTACAGTGTTGTGTCAAAGGTCAAAAAGGCTAGATTACACAAGGCCAGAAGGTTACAGCTATGATAAGGTTGATTTGTTACAAGGCAGGTTAAAGTTCAGATTCTTAATGGGGAAGCAATTTAAGTGTGTATACTCGGTAGATATAAACTAGTCATGCATGAAAGCCTGGAGGAGTAATTCATTTTCCAAGTTTAAACTTTCAGGAATCCACAGAAAAGAGGAATGCTATGGTCACCTAAGGAAAAGAGAAATCAGATCTTCAATTTATTCTGTAAGTATACGCATTTCAATTATAAGTTGGATATCTATATTTATGAATTGACAAGGcagatgaaatacatgtacatgtctataatataaatatgatttgatGGTGAAGTGATTACCTTAGTTCAGAGAAAAGTAAGAATTGAAAGGAGAAATAGAGTGATAGATTGACAGTTTCAGCGGTCTAGCTTACCGATTTTGATTGAGGGATATAAGCGAACAAAGAACAAACATCTCCCAGATGTCCAGGAAAAGAGGAGTTTGTGAGGTGATAACAGAGAAGGGGATTTTGTTCTGTTCATTTGTATGGAAATGTATTCGAAGTTTGCTTAATTGACAACACGCTTGAGAAATTAAGTTTTCTAAAGCTTAGGGATCTATCTTTTGTTTATATGCAGCGACAAGTTACTTTTGTAAACTATGGTAGCTAATTAAGAGAAATGTTGTATacatttagaagaaaaaatgtagTAAAACTTCCTAATCTATTggtatacattgtatttttatttataataacaagagcaaaatattgaatactgtatgtaatgtaataaatataatatattgtgtGTAGCATTTGAAGGGGTACCCTAAAGAATAATTAAGAGAAATATTGAGTattaaattcagaaaaattcacctttataaaaaagattttttatcattgatttCATTAGATgagaaattatatatttttcaaaatgttaacaaacatATGACAGATAAATGCATGGTTACTTATAGGGATCATTTATGGACAACTTGTAGACTCGATCCAtctttatatatagatatactgtaatacatgtacatatataaaatgatgTACATCTAAACACATAATTTCTGTGTTATATTATGTATGATGCATAACTTTTGTCAGAATTATGGATATTGAGCAGACAGGTAGATTATGAATGTATACCTATTCTACAAACACACGAGAACCAATGCTGCTAGAATCCGCTAATAAACCACatatattttcttcacttttagAAGTAGATGGAAGTTATGTTTATTCTAAACTGTGTAGCCTTTCTGTTTCTGTTGGCATTTCTTCTTGTTTTAGTTCAAATGGACTTATATAAAAGGGacttaaaagaaaacatgaaaACAAGTCTTTCTTTAGGTATCTTAGCTGATTGACGGATTTTAAGGTCTTAAAATCATGTTATCATGCATTTTCAGTTCTCTTCGTTTTGATCGTTATATAGTTGCAGGTCTTtagctcccagtctgaaaaaatttggtttGACAACCAGGGAAAAGTTGTCGTCCATCTAAAATTTTTCAAACCAGGATTTATGTACCTTCAGTTTAATTAAGTAACCAGTAATAGTTATTGTTACTGCACCAATACTTAttgtagattttatttatatttgtaattaaataatttcacggtcttaataattataataaatacatgtataagaaaagtTTTGTCCATGGTCTGACAGTCAGATTCTCTGATAGCTTAGGTTTGTTGTGAGTTTTGCTGTAATCTGCTGTATCATGGTGGAATTGAAAGGGAAATAACCCCGCCAGTCTGGTCTAATGTGATAATGAACTGAGAGAGACATGGGTCTATGTATATTCTGGTCATAATACTTGCATAATTCTCACACATGTCAGTACAATCAGGGATATAATAAGCATgaatacataaatatatttatgggGTCATCTCCTTAATTTGCTGCTGGGGAGATCCTCTAGATCAATGTGTGCAGTTATAATCAAGCGGTTCTTGTACCCTGAATTTGTTTGCAGCAAATAGaagtcatatatacatgtaatttagatTGAGCAGGTGTATTGATTCGTAAATCTGTCTATTGAGATTTACAGGGAACTTTATGAAGTCATGTAATGGTGATATATCCTTTGTTTTCATTGGGACATCACCTCTCTGTGACCTGCATGAATAATTCCTTCCTCTGTTGATGTATATATGTCTATGTTATATCATGACTCTTGCTGCTAAGGGTCTCAGGATTTTGTCAGAAAAAAGTGACCACATATTTAATTTAGTTCTTAATTAACTGAATACTCTAAGTTAAGGTATTAATTAAAAGAAGAATAGCTGGtgaaaagttgattttaaaatcttaaaaaacttttttcactTTTCAAATGAAAGGTGAAAATATTCatctaaattgctttgatttTTAGGGTAAAAAATGAAGGccattttttgttcaatttctCTTTTCCTTGTTTTAATaaggtataaaatttatttttaccaaatTAGGCACAAAGCTAGACCACAAAatattccatattttttttaaactaatttccATATACACCtagtattttaaaactttgttcCCCATTGTTTACCTTTGAGGAATCTGACACTGCATGACAGTTGAATAATATTACGACTATAACCACATAAATCAAAAGTCACGACTCCCATTAATTAAGATCCACGGgagaagggttttttttatgaatattagtGGGCAGAGGCTTCCTTTTGTCTGTCAGAGTACTGAACATGGACGTACAGTACTATTAAGCAGGGATTGGTATATCTGGCCAGAGGCCTGCATTGAACATTCCCAGAACATGGCCACCATTTGTAAAAGACATGTCAATGATGATGAAACAAGATTTTTTATGGCGGTATTTGTGCAAAGTCTTACGGAGTACACTGAAAATCCCTGTTTTATTAGTCGTTGTTGGAATGTGACTGTGTACTACAAACTACAGCGATATACTAGTGCATTACTAATAGAGCCAAAAGTCTCTTTGGAGAATTTATACTGACTTGATTctctttttcattgaaaaagtggatatgatatAACAGGTATGAGTTTAAAtgtttaacacttattgcataaTAAGTTAATTTTCTAACTTTGTGGATTCGCAGtgttttattgaattattgCTTCTTATTAAAAGAGGAAAAAACACTTTATGCAAGTTTATTTGAAGgagaaaaaagtatttttgatgTTTAATGATGGAAACAAAGCAGAGAATTCAAAAAGCGGAAAAGATACGAGTACTTTGTAAAGGAGAATGATCAGAATAAAACAGTTGAATGCACTGTTGAAACAGCCTTTGAATAAGAGTCAGGAATTTTGTTTGTACGCTTCTCAGCAATAGTAAACAGATGTAGTTCAGTaattaaatgttataatattcATGCTTATTTTATCATCACTTTAACATTGAAGAGtgcaaagtttatttttgaaaattcgtTCAAGAATGTTTGCATAAGATATATAGTTTTGTGCTCAATTTCATATGTGATATTGGTAAACAAATTAACTAGAGTTGACATAAAGGTTAAATGACTTTAGGTTCTAGTTAGACTTGTATGATCGCCATTTGGATAACACGTCCCCTGTTATAGCACATGCCCAGAGGTCCTCATGTGATCCAAATTTTACGAGATTTTTCTATCCTAGGGTCAAATATTATTGATGAAATTGACAgcaaaattaacataaaaatcTACATTAATTCCCTTTGTTACACTGGTATTGGGAGGTAAAATTTATAGTTATATCTCTGATATTGACCCGTGTGATCTCTAccatattctatattttgagGAGAAAAAATTTGCTTGTACAGCTTATGACTCCCATTTGTGATCAATCATTCAAGATTAATCGCACTGAGGTCAACAAGTTATTGAAGGGGTCAATGAATCAGTGAGTATATTTACAGTACAGAACGCCAAtacacaaactttttttttacggTTTAGTGTTAATTGACCACAACTTTTGGGGATTTTTGTTTGCACTGGTGTGAACTTGGTAGCTAGTTTTCTGATAATCTTGAATCTATATAGGAGGAGTGTTACATTAGATGTCAAACCTCAGCACATATTGGAACTCATACAGACTGAATTTTGTTTGGAGGTAAATCAAATGCTTCATACTGCGACTAAATTACTTGAAGGAGAAAATGATTCTTAAAATAGATGAAGTTGTGCTGATTGCTTCTATATTTACGTTGAAAATCTagatttgttgataatttttttcttctgtgcagtgatatttaattttaaatttagattttttttttataagtggTAGGCAATCTGATTTTATGATATCCCAGAACTTTTACAATATAATTgatgaagatttttttctgtggATGATTTATGACTTCTGTGGGGGTCAGTTTGTACAGTCTGCCTCTGTCAGAGGGAGTATGCTGATTTAAATGTTGTGGTTATGGGGGTTAAATTGGCTGCATGTtctttatctacatgtatatcatgcaaaatatattttgaactcAGATTGCTTTATGAGTCTATTTGAATATCATGAGACGTATATGCTTAAACAGCCATTATTTACTGTAAAAGACATGactttttaatatgtatatcaTACATGTGAAACATATTGGGATTTATAGTCAgtgatataatttgttttaaagatttcttttaCCACCATTCAGTCAGGAATTGTCAAATATTGTGTCAGTgttgttaaaattatttcaaaatcgaTGTGAAAAAGAAGGCTCTTTTCTATTAAAGATGTCAGCTGTTAgttttttattgtaattaaaatcTCATCAATTATGGAATACCTGTGATACCCAGGGTCTTTATTGAGCAGATGAGAGGATAAAGAATGGAGACAATGAACATTTATGTTCACATATATCCATGTAAAGTAAATAATGATATGGAagtgaaattttgttttattaaactgaGAAAAATCTATTTAAGCAAGGAATGCATCAATCTACTGTAATAGACATTTAAAGTTTCTTTGAAATGACGAGTCACAGTATTACTTCCCCTTGTGCACATAACACCTGCCTTAAGTTCCTGTCTGTCCTGATTGCCCGACCCCACGGTTTATGACCAGTCCACATAAAACACATAACTCTATAGCTCAATATCAGGGCTGAATGTTCACATAAACAGAACATAAAACACATAACTCTATAGCTCAATATCAGGGCTGAATGTTCACATAAACAGAACATAAAGGGTGATCGATTGGACTCTCTATTTCATTCTCAGTCGGTGCTTACAGTAATATTTGGAGAATTCATCTTTTTGTTTCGGTAATAATGATTACTAGtgtatacaagtacatgtattataatgctAGAAAAATTTGGCCAATGTTATTTTCATGGATTAATTGGCCATGATCGATTCACATGTTTTTCCCAAAGTAACTTTTTCCATTGGACAAATTTTGACTTAGCCTTGCCTAATGGATcagatttttaattcaaaaagcaGGAGTACAAATCTCTGGGattgaatcttttttttaacttagaaAATAACCATTAAAGGAATTATTCTATGAAATGTCAGCTAGCATTTGATAAAGCAACATCATACATAAccaaatttaaacattataaagTTCAAAAGGTTAATAAGATATGCATACAGAGGACAGCTTTCTcaaaacagtacagatgttCAATAACATGAAACTCTTGATAAATTTGTACAGAAGAGTATACGATTTCCCATCTGTTTGAAGATCAACAGATTTgaacttttttatgaaaatgacatttACCAAACTACTAAAGTAATTCAATTATGTTGTTTAGTCATTTACCACGAACAGTGAACTTATGCTATGAAGAACATTAAGTGTTGGATTAAGATATGCTTTGTATTATTCAGAATTTTGTCCAGGTAGACTCATggtaaattattttgtattttacaggTGTGAGCCATGGATAGCAGTGCAGGATAAATTGTAAAACCTGGACAAATTCTTGACATCAAATCTCCACCCCTGTTGGACAATGAACCGTCTACACATCAGGGTCTCCCTTTTTGGAGCCCTGTTCTTACTTCTGTTCTGGTGTGATGGATGTGATTCAGCAAAAATTCCCTCAGGTCTGGATGTGAATGAAAGGATCAGCATATTTCAGACATATTTTATCTCAGAGAACTTAAACCATAGAAGACAAGTAAGGGATACTCAGAATAATGTGCTTAATGTCAGTGACAGTGACATCACTGAAAATGCAAATTCCACTGCGAATTCCACTGCATCTGAATCTCTGTCCACATTTGAGCCAATAATAGGTGAACCAGAACCAACATCAACCTCAGAACCTTATTCAGAACCTGAGAGACAACCTTCTAGTGAACCTACATATGAACCTACTAGTGAACCTAAAACAGAACCTACTAATGAACCAGTAACAGAACCAAATCCTACCAGTGAACCAGAGTCCACACCAGAACCCACAAATGAACCGATAGCAGAACCATCATCAAAAACAGAGCCAGTAAGTGAACCAGTTTCTACATCAGAACCTAAACCAGAATCAACATCTGAACCTGAGCCTACATCAAAACCAGAATCAACCGCAGAACCAGAATCTACAGCTGAACCTAAACCTACAAGTGAACCTGAGTCAACAGCTGAACCTAAACCAACAAGTGAACCTGAGTCCACAGCTGAACCAGAGTCTACAGCTGAACCAGAATCTACAGCTGAACCTAAACCTACAAGTGAACCTGAGTCTACAGCTGAACCTGGGTCAAAAGCTGAACCTGAGTCTACAGCTGAACCAGAATCTACAGCTGAACCGAAACCTACAAGTGAACCCGAGTCCACAGCTGAACCTGAGTCTACAGCTGAACCAGAATCTACAGCTAAACCTGAACCTACAAGTGAACCCGAGTCCACAGCTGAACCTAGGCCTACAAGTGAGCCAGGGTCTTCATCAGAGCCTAAACCTACAAGTGAACCAGAGTCTACTGCTGAGCCTAAACCTACAAATGAACCTGAACCTACCAGTGAGCCAGAGTCCACTGCTGAACCCAAGCCTACAAGTGAACCAGAGATAACAGCTGAACCTAAGCCTACCAGTGAACCTGAGTCTACATCAGAACCTAGGCCTACCAGTGAACCAGAGTCTACATCTGAACCAGAACCTACTAGTGAGCCAGAATCTTCTGTAGAACCAGAGGTAACATCTGAGCCACATCCCAAGCCAGAAAACTCAACTGCTGAACCAACTGCTGAGCCAGAATTGATCTCAGAACCAACCCCAGAATCTGGATCATCTTCTCCGGAACCAGAAGTTGAGCCAACATCAGATCCAGAAAGTGAACCAAAGCCTGAGGATCAAGCCTTTGCAGAACCTCACCCAGAATGGGATGTAGCTCTGAAGGAGTGGCAGTGGGGATGGGACGTTTTGGTCTACTTCTTTGCATCTGTGTTTTTAATTCTTGCCGGATTAAGTCTGCTCAGTGTCATCAGACTGTGGAAGATAAAACATTTGCTGAGTAAAAACTATTTTATGGTGCTGAACATTTTGATCATCTTCCAGTGTGTTCTGAGGGCACTGTATTTGCTGATTGACCCTTACAATATGAATGAAACTTATCATCCCGTTTTATCCTACTTTTTATACAGTACAGCGTTTCCTTGTCTGACGTCAGCGTTCAGTATTCTGTTCTACGCATTATTACTtgcaacaaaaatgaaaatgttgtcTTCCAAAATTCAAAAGTCTTCAGTGCTAATCAGTATAATTGCATTCCATTTTGTTCTTTCCATTGCGACCGATTTTGTTGTTGGGTTTTTCGCTGACGCAAAAGTCATGCTTTTGATATGCCAGTTCTTTTACATTTTGTGGGGAATCATATTATTCGCAGGATATGTGTTCATCTTTCGACGTTTACGTAAATCAGCAATTAACAGACGTAGGACTCTGAAGAAACACTCGATTTCGTACCCCTCGGACGTTTCTAGGAAGTCGGTAGTTAGTTCCATGGGAAGTCTTCCACGACCAAAGAAATCCAGAAACAAATCGACGCTGAACTCTGCGATCTCTGTGACGTTGATCGCGGCGGCCTGTGGAATATTCTGTATTATTCTGGAACTATACGGAATGTTTTACGTGTTCCGAGTGTTTACTGATGGTCACGTGCCTGAACCATGGCCGTGGTACGTGCATCAGTTCTTATTGCGAGTGTTCGAAATTATCATGTGTGCAATAATGATATACGTTGGGTCACAACCGATAAAATACAATAGGAGAAATGACTCCAAAACGTGTTATGTGTTCTGCTTCGTCATGAAAAAGTGCTGCTGTTCTAGTCAAGAAAATGGTGCTATGGAAATGGACCAAAACGCTTCATTTGGCAGCTCTCATTGCAAGAGTGCTTCCGATAGTGAGTACGAATCTAGTGACGCAAAATCTTCCAGGAAGAAGAGCAAGAATGtgattgttgaacaaaatgggAACGGTCCCCAGCCGTGTAAGCACACTCACATTGTCATAGAGGAGGGGCTGGTCAGGTTCCGAAGTGAGGACGAACTGACGGACGGACTCTCCGACCGCGCGTCCAGTCTTCCCGACCTCCTCCACGGCAAGGCGGGATCCAACACAGCAGTCAACACTGGGATGTGTAACATGGCGTTCAGTTCCAATGGAAATGTGACAAGTGCCCCATTACATAGGACCAACACCGAACCATCTGATATGATGGAGAAAAACTTGGGCAGTGTGGGGACCATAGGGACCATAGGGGCCAATATTCCGTCAATAAACCTCGCCCATAGTCTTCAGTGGGAGTTTGACAAAGCATACGACCGCAGCTTCCAGTTAGCAGACGATCATGACGACACACCTCCCGCCTACAGCGAGGTGGATATGGAGGAACCCGCGACGGATCAGAGTACCGATAAAACGGACTCGTCTGACGGAACGGATGACTCGTGTGGACCCGCCTCACCGTCACGACTTCCGCTCATCAAAGACAATGACGCCTCAACTGATGACGTCAGACTTTGATAGAGAATGTGTTTTAATGTCAacagtttttattcttttttaaagaatatttttataaagaatgcTATGTTTTTTAATATGTGCTGAAATAAGGACCAttattatattatgatattgaaatTAGGCCTAGCAGATCTAGtgatttattgttttcattcaaaacTCATTTGTTTCATCAACGTAGACCTTTGAGGTATTTTTTGAGCTTAAAATCAAAatcgttttattttataattttagatatatttcgCAATATTTTTAATCTTACAAGATATCAcctgatttatttattttatgtactAGTATTTACTAAAAAggataatgaaatattttatagtaaaaacatgtacatgtaatatttcgTGTCATCTTTGGAATTGATAAAGTGCAATGTTTCATAGCACGTAAGAGCATACTAAAAAAAACTACCATGCATCTTTACTGATATTTATTTATGTCCAGTATGGTCAtttgtctttgttttatttgaatacaAGTATATTCTTGTCCACCATGTGTTTCTTACTTCGCATTCATACATGAGCATTAAACCATATTCTAAAGTAAAATGTGTATAttgaagttgttttttttaatgaatcatatattaatatataaagtgTTATGAATCATATACAAATGTAATATCGGGATAAAAAGTTGATTTAAGAACTAAAAAAAGATTTCATGGACGAATTGATAACGATATGAAATTGATAACAGATATTCCTAAATACTCCAttaatgaaatttgtttattaaaaaaaggaagCTGAATCTTGAAGAAATATGATACAATTGTAAGCTTAACATgtgacgattttttttttaaaacgtagaGGATAGTTGATAAATTATAggtttatatatgtattgcagatca
This genomic interval carries:
- the LOC105335376 gene encoding uncharacterized protein isoform X2, with amino-acid sequence MNRLHIRVSLFGALFLLLFWCDGCDSAKIPSGLDVNERISIFQTYFISENLNHRRQVRDTQNNVLNVSDSDITENANSTANSTASESLSTFEPIIGEPEPTSTSEPYSEPERQPSSEPTYEPTSEPKTEPTNEPVTEPNPTSEPESTPEPTNEPIAEPSSKTEPVSEPVSTSEPKPESTSEPEPTSKPESTAEPESTAEPKPTSEPESTAEPESTAEPESTAEPKPTSEPESTAEPGSKAEPESTAEPESTAEPKPTSEPESTAEPESTAEPESTAKPEPTSEPESTAEPRPTSEPGSSSEPKPTSEPESTAEPKPTNEPEPTSEPESTAEPKPTSEPEITAEPKPTSEPESTSEPRPTSEPESTSEPEPTSEPESSVEPEVTSEPHPKPENSTAEPTAEPELISEPTPESGSSSPEPEVEPTSDPESEPKPEDQAFAEPHPEWDVALKEWQWGWDVLVYFFASVFLILAGLSLLSVIRLWKIKHLLSKNYFMVLNILIIFQCVLRALYLLIDPYNMNETYHPVLSYFLYSTAFPCLTSAFSILFYALLLATKMKMLSSKIQKSSVLISIIAFHFVLSIATDFVVGFFADAKVMLLICQFFYILWGIILFAGYVFIFRRLRKSAINRRRTLKKHSISYPSDVSRKSVVSSMGSLPRPKKSRNKSTLNSAISVTLIAAACGIFCIILELYGMFYVFRVFTDGHVPEPWPWYVHQFLLRVFEIIMCAIMIYVGSQPIKYNRRNDSKTCYVFCFVMKKCCCSSQENGAMEMDQNASFGSSHCKSASDSEYESSDAKSSRKKSKNVIVEQNGNGPQPCKHTHIVIEEGLVRFRSEDELTDGLSDRASSLPDLLHGKAGSNTAVNTGMCNMAFSSNGNVTSAPLHRTNTEPSDMMEKNLGSVGTIGTIGANIPSINLAHSLQWEFDKAYDRSFQLADDHDDTPPAYSEVDMEEPATDQSTDKTDSSDGTDDSCGPASPSRLPLIKDNDASTDDVRL
- the LOC105335376 gene encoding uncharacterized protein isoform X1, yielding MNRLHIRVSLFGALFLLLFWCDGCDSAKIPSGLDVNERISIFQTYFISENLNHRRQVRDTQNNVLNVSDSDITENANSTANSTASESLSTFEPIIGEPEPTSTSEPYSEPERQPSSEPTYEPTSEPKTEPTNEPVTEPNPTSEPESTPEPTNEPIAEPSSKTEPVSEPVSTSEPKPESTSEPEPTSKPESTAEPESTAEPKPTSEPESTAEPKPTSEPESTAEPESTAEPESTAEPKPTSEPESTAEPGSKAEPESTAEPESTAEPKPTSEPESTAEPESTAEPESTAKPEPTSEPESTAEPRPTSEPGSSSEPKPTSEPESTAEPKPTNEPEPTSEPESTAEPKPTSEPEITAEPKPTSEPESTSEPRPTSEPESTSEPEPTSEPESSVEPEVTSEPHPKPENSTAEPTAEPELISEPTPESGSSSPEPEVEPTSDPESEPKPEDQAFAEPHPEWDVALKEWQWGWDVLVYFFASVFLILAGLSLLSVIRLWKIKHLLSKNYFMVLNILIIFQCVLRALYLLIDPYNMNETYHPVLSYFLYSTAFPCLTSAFSILFYALLLATKMKMLSSKIQKSSVLISIIAFHFVLSIATDFVVGFFADAKVMLLICQFFYILWGIILFAGYVFIFRRLRKSAINRRRTLKKHSISYPSDVSRKSVVSSMGSLPRPKKSRNKSTLNSAISVTLIAAACGIFCIILELYGMFYVFRVFTDGHVPEPWPWYVHQFLLRVFEIIMCAIMIYVGSQPIKYNRRNDSKTCYVFCFVMKKCCCSSQENGAMEMDQNASFGSSHCKSASDSEYESSDAKSSRKKSKNVIVEQNGNGPQPCKHTHIVIEEGLVRFRSEDELTDGLSDRASSLPDLLHGKAGSNTAVNTGMCNMAFSSNGNVTSAPLHRTNTEPSDMMEKNLGSVGTIGTIGANIPSINLAHSLQWEFDKAYDRSFQLADDHDDTPPAYSEVDMEEPATDQSTDKTDSSDGTDDSCGPASPSRLPLIKDNDASTDDVRL